GCTGGGCGGAGGTTTGATGTCGTGGCGGATTGCGTCGGCGAGCGCAATCGGCACCTCGCATATCTCCGTCGGTAAGCCCTGCCAGGACAATGCCGTCCATTCTTTGCTGGATGGCCCCGAAGGCCAGGTTCTGACGGCTGTCGTGTGCGACGGTGCTGGCAGCGCCGCGTATTCTGAGGTCGGGTCCTGGCTTGCCAGTCAGACCCTGCTGGAGCTGGTCTTCGTGCATTTCGCGGAGCAGGGGACCGTAAGCCAGATCAACCGGGACAAGGTTCTCGGCTGGGTGACCGACATTGCGGAGCGCATCTCCGCCCACGCCGATGGCCTCGACCATTCTGCGAGAGACTATGCCTGCACGCTACTCGCCGCGATCCTCGGACCGGACAGCGCCGTGTTCCTGCAGATCGGGGACGGGGCGATGGTGGTGTCTCATGGCCAGGAAGACGGATGGTCCTATGTTTTCTGGCCACAGCACGGCGCCTACGCCAACACCACCAACTTCGTAACTTCGCCTGGCCTCGCCGACCTGCTGGAGTTTGAATTCGCGCCGCGGCGCATCGACGAGGTGGCGCTTTTCTCGGACGGCATCGAGAACCTCGTGTTGCACCAAGCCTCACGCAGTGTCCACCAGCCGTTTTTCGACGCTATGTTCCCGGCAGTCAGAAATTCATGCTCGCCCGGCGAAGACCCAGAGTTGTCCAGCGGCCTAAAGGCCTATCTGTCCTCGCCGCGGATCTGCGAGCGCACGGACGATGACAAGTCTTTGATCCTGGCGAGCCGGTCGACATCCCAACCGGCGCCGGTGCCCCAATGACGACGCCGAAGCCATTAGAGGTCTTCACGCTGTGTGGCGAGGTCATCAAGCTCGGCGCGCTGGTGGGCCAGGGTGGTGAAGGCGCCGTCTATGACCTGGCCGTCCATCAGAACCACGTTGCGAAGGTGTATCACAAGCCGCTCGACCAGCAACGGATCGACAAGATCCGTGCAATGGCCAACATCAAGACCGATATGCTGGAGAAGCTGACGGCTTGGCCGTCGGGGCTTATTTGCGCGAAGGATCGTAAACCGATCGGCCTGATCATGCCCAAGATCAGCGGTCGCAAAAGCATCCACCAGCTCTACAGCCCAAAAAGCCGGCGCACCGACTTTCAGCGGGTTGACTGGCGCTTCCTGGCGCGGGCCGCCGCCAATACAGCGCGAGCCTTCGCCGCAGTGCACGACAACGCGTGCGTGATCGGCGACGTCAATCACGGCGGCATCCTGGTTGCTCAGGACGCGACCGTGCGCCTGATCGATTGCGATAGCTTCCAGGTCTCCTACCTCGGCCAGCAGTATCTTTGTGAGGTCGGAATCGAGACGTTCACGCCGCCCGAACTCCAGAATAGGCCGTTCGCCGGCATCGTGAGAACCCCAAACCACGACAATTTTGGGTTGGCCGTTCTGACCTTCCTGCTGCTTTTCATGGGCAGGCATCCATTCGCTGGTCGTTATTCCGGGCCGGAAGACATGCCGATCC
Above is a genomic segment from Mesorhizobium shangrilense containing:
- a CDS encoding PP2C family serine/threonine-protein phosphatase — protein: MSWRIASASAIGTSHISVGKPCQDNAVHSLLDGPEGQVLTAVVCDGAGSAAYSEVGSWLASQTLLELVFVHFAEQGTVSQINRDKVLGWVTDIAERISAHADGLDHSARDYACTLLAAILGPDSAVFLQIGDGAMVVSHGQEDGWSYVFWPQHGAYANTTNFVTSPGLADLLEFEFAPRRIDEVALFSDGIENLVLHQASRSVHQPFFDAMFPAVRNSCSPGEDPELSSGLKAYLSSPRICERTDDDKSLILASRSTSQPAPVPQ